Proteins encoded together in one Canis lupus familiaris isolate Mischka breed German Shepherd chromosome 25, alternate assembly UU_Cfam_GSD_1.0, whole genome shotgun sequence window:
- the OR9S3 gene encoding olfactory receptor family 9 subfamily S member 3: MLSHRNGNLSMVYFQDFVLEGFESGLETQALLFAVFLALYMVTVLGNFLMIIVITLDSHLHSPMYFFLKNLSFVDLCYSSVIAPNALANYFSSSKVITFAGCATQLFFFSLLGTTECFLLGVMAYDRFMAICSPLRYPITMCQSVCTCLVLGAYCGGCFNSVVQTSFTFHLPFCSSNRINHFFCDVPPLLQIACGNTAINELLLFGICGLIIVGVTFVILISYGYITVTILRMRTGAGRRKVFSTCGSHMTAVTLFFGTAFVMYAQPGAIESMEQGKVVSVFYTLVIPMLNPLIYSLRNKDVKEALGRLGQKHMAI, encoded by the coding sequence ATGCTATCCCACAGAAATGGAAACCTCTCCATGGtctactttcaagattttgttctGGAGGGATTTGAAAGTGGCCTGGAAACCCAGGCCCTGCTCTTTGCTGTGTTCCTGGCCCTGTATATGGTGACTGTACTGGGCAACTTCCTCATGATCATCGTTATCACCCTGGATTCCCACCTGCACTCCCcaatgtacttcttcctcaagAACCTCTCCTTCGTGGATTTGTGCTACTCATCTGTCATTGCCCCCAATGCACTGGCCAACTACTTCTCCTCATCAAAGGTCATCACCTTTGCAGGATGTGCCACCcagttattctttttctctttgctgggAACAACTGAATGCTTCCTCCTGGGTGTCATGGCCTACGACCGCTTCATGGCCATCTGTAGCCCCTTGCGTTACCCCATCACCATGTGCCAGTCTGTCTGCACTTGCCTGGTGCTGGGCGCCTACTGTGGAGGGTGCTTCAACTCTGTTGTGCAGACCAGCTTCACATTCCACCTCCCATTCTGCAGCTCCAACCGCATCAACCACTTCTTCTGTGATGTGCCCCCTCTGCTCCAGATCGCCTGTGGCAACACGGCCATCAATGAACTTCTTTTGTTTGGCATCTGTGGGCTCATCATTGTGGGGGTGACGTTTGTGATCCTCATCTCCTATGGCTACATCACAGTGACCATCCTGAGGATGCGAACAGGAGCTGGGAGACGCAAGGTCTTCTCCACCTGTGGCTCCCACATGACTGCAGTGACCCTCTTTTTTGGGACTGCCTTTGTCATGTATGCCCAGCCAGGAGCAATTGAGTCCATGGAGCAGGGCAAGGTGGTCTCTGTCTTCTACACGCTGGTCATCCCAATGCTCAATCCCCTCATCTACAGTCTGCGAAACAAGGATGTGAAGGAGGCCCTGGGGAGGCTGGGCCAGAAACACATGGCCATATGA